In Phacochoerus africanus isolate WHEZ1 chromosome 1, ROS_Pafr_v1, whole genome shotgun sequence, the following are encoded in one genomic region:
- the SERP1 gene encoding stress-associated endoplasmic reticulum protein 1, which yields MVAKQRIRMANEKHSKNITQRGNVAKTSRNAPEEKASVGPWLLALFIFVVCGSAIFQIIQSIRMGM from the exons ATGGTCGCCAAGCAGCGGATCCGTATGGCTAACGAGAAGCACAGCAAGAACATCACCCAGCGCGGCAACGTCGCCAAGACCTCG AGAAATGCTCCCGAAGAGAAGGCGTCTGTAGGACCCTGGTTATTGGCtctcttcatttttgttgtttgtggTTCCG CAATTTTCCAGATTATTCAAAGTATCAGGATGGGCATGTGA